The genomic DNA CGGGGCGTGTCCCCGGTGATTCGCGGCCAGGCGGTGTGCTGCGCCTGCCGGACCCGGATCCGCGCAATCCCGGCCAGTCAACGGAATCCACCTGGTGGCCGCCCGTCATGCTGGACCCGCACTGGATCCGGGAGAACGCCTCCACCTTTGACCTGATGCACATCCACTTCGGGTTTGATGCCATTTCCCCCCGGGACCTGCGGGCTGTGACGGCCGAGTTGAAGGCCCGGGGCAAGCCGTTGGTCTACACCGTGCATGACCTGCGCAATCCGCACCACCTCACCCCGGAAGCCCATGATGCCCAGCTGGATGTGCTTATTCCGGCGGCGGACCGGCTGATTACGCTGACGCCCGGGGCAGCTGCAGCCGTCGAGGCCCGCTGGGGGCGGCGGCCGGTGGTCCTGCCCCATCCGCACGTGGTGGAGCTCGGTGAACTCGAACGGCGGCAGCGCCTGCGGCTTTCCCGGCCGCCGCAGGGCCGGTTCCGCGTGGGGGTGCACCTGAAGAGCCTGCGGCCCAACATGCTTGACGGCGTCATCCTGCCGGCGTTGACGGCAGCGGTGGAACAGCTGCCGGGGGCCGTGCTGCAGGTTAACGGGCACCCGGACATCCTCACGCCGGGCGGGGACAAATACCGTCCGGAGCTGCACAAATGGCTCACCGAAGCTGAAACGGCTGGGCGTTTGGAACTGCAGGTGCGGGACTATTTCGATGAGACGGCGCTCTGGGATTACCTCGGCTCCCTGGATGTGTCAGTACTGCCCTACCGGTTCGGAACCCACTCCGGCTGGCTGGAGGCCTGTACGGATCTGGGCACCAGCGTGCTGGCCCCGTCCTGCGGTTTTTATGCCCAGCAACGCTCCACCGTGGCGGAGTTTGTGCACACCGAGGACGGTTTGGACGAGCAGTCACTGGCCACCGCACTCAAGGGTCTCTATGCCGAGCGTCCCTGGCCGGGGCTTTCACGCGCGGAGCGGACAGCCGAACGGCGGGCCGTGGCGGCGGCCCATGAGGAGATCTACGCGTCCGTGCTGGCGCCCTGACCGGTTTCCGGGCCGCGGACGGCCTGTTCCAGCCCGGCCAGGATCGAGGGTGTCAGCGGACTGCCGGGAAAGCGTGCCAACCGGCGAAGGGGAAGGCTGCCCATCAGCGACAGCGCTCCGGCGAGCCCGCCGGCTTCCCCGGCTCCGGTTTCCGCCGCTCCGGTTTCCGCCGCTCCGGTTTCCCCCGCGCCGCCGGCCGCTTCTGCTGCCAGTGCGCCAAGTACACGCTGCCCCCGCGGATTCGCCAGCCATTCTGCGATGGTCGAATCGAGGCTGAGCTGTCCTGTCGGTTCGGCGCCGGTGCCGGGCAGCTCCAGGCTGCCGCTGAGCCGGATGTCCCGCGAGGAGGACCCGACATCGATCCGGTAGCCGCCGGGATCGGCGGTCCACCGGTGCGCTGCCGGATCGAACCGGGCCAGCGCCGCCAGCGGCAGGTCAAAGGCCACATCGGCGGTGGCATCCGGTTCCAAATAGACCTTGCGGAAGGCCCGGAGTTCGCGGGGCGCAGCGGGGGCCGTGCCGCCCGGGGCGCCCACATAGAGCTGGATGACTTCAGCTCCGGCGCAGCTGCCGGTGTTCCGCACGGTCAGCCGTACCGAGACCATTTGACCCTCGTCTGACTCTGCGGTCTTCAGAGCCAGTCCGCTGTAGCCGAAGCTGGTGTAGGAGAGCCCGTGGCCAAAGGGGAAGGCCGGTTCCATCCGCCGGGCGTCGTACCAGCGGTAGCCCACAAAGATGCCTTCGCCGTACCGGACCGTCCCGGATTCACCCGGATAATTACCGAAGGCCGGTGTGTCCTCGATCCGGTGCGGGAAGGTTTCGGCGAGTTTTCCGGACGGGTTCACGGCGCCGGTCAGCACATCGGCGAGCGCCTCCCCACAGGCCTGTCCCGGAAGCCACGCTTCGAGGACCGCAGGCACATCCGATGCCCACGACGTTTCAACTGCGCCGCCGTTGAAGAGCACCACCACCGTCCAGGGGTTCGCTGCCAGGACGGCAGCGAGTGACTGCAGCTGGTCTGCCGGCAGCGTGAGGTCCGGACGGTCAAAACCCTCGGATTCCTTCTCCTCCGGCAGGCCCAGGAAAAACAGGACTGCGTCTGCGGCGGCAGCAGCGGTTTCCGCCTCGCTTACCAGCGCCTCCTCGGACTCCCCGTCCAGCCGGTACCCCGCGGCAAAGGAAACGGCGGTGAACCCTTCTGCCAGGACATCCAGCGGCACGCTGATCCGCGTAGGGTTCACCTGGGAGGAGCCCGCTCCCTGGAAGCGCGGTGTGCGGGCCAGTTCACCCACGACCGCCAGCCGGAGCTTTGGGGACAGGGGCAGGATGCCGCCCTGGTTCTTCAGCAGCACCATGGAGCGTGCTGCCGCGTCACGTGCCAGCCGGTGGTGTGCTTCCGGGTCCACCGGTTCCCGGGCCGGTGATGCGGTCCGCGCGGCCAGCTGCAGCAGCCTGGCAACGGAGGCGTCTACCATGTCCCGGTTGATGGTGCCGGCATCCAGCCCTGCCTCGAGTTCGGCCAGGCCCAGGCCGTTGCTTGCCGGCATTTCCAGGTCCAGGCCCGCGTCCAGTGCAGCCGCGCGGTCCGTGACAGCGCCCCAGTCGGAGACCACAACGCCGTCGAACCCCCAGTCGCCGCGCAGTACCGTATCCAGCAGCCAGGGGTTCTCCGCTGCGTGGATTCCGTTGATTTTGTTGTAGGCGGCCATCAATGACCACGGCCGGGCGGAGCGGACCACGGTTTCAAAGGCCTTCAGATAGATCTCGCGCAGCGTCCGGTCATCCACCGAGGCATCAATGCGCATCCGGTCCGCCTCCTGGTTGTTTGCGGCGAAGTGTTTGGGGCAGGCGGCCACCCCCTGTGCCTGGACGGCGCGTACCCACGCAGCACCCAGTTCGCCGGCAAGCAGCGGATCCTCGGAAAAGTATTCGAAGTTGCGTCCGCACAGGGGCGTGCGCTTGATGTTCAATCCGGGGCCCAGCACGACGTCGACGCCGGCCGCGGCCGCCTCCCGCGCCGTCGCGGCGCCCAGCTGCGCCAGCAGCTCCGGATCCCAGGAGCAGGCGGTGAGGCACTCGGCGGGAAAGCAGGTGGCCTCGATGGAGTTCCCGAGTCCCGGCTCATCCTCATTGTGTGGCCGGCGGATGCCGTGGGGCCCGTCGGAGAGGACAAGCGGCCGGATACCCGCAGGGGCAATGGCCGCCGTGCGCCAGAAGGATGCGCCGGACAGCAGGGAGAGCTTATGGGGCAGCGTCAGGGACCCGGCATCCCGGGGCATGGAAGCGGACGGGTTGTCGGATGCAGGCATTGGCATGTGCCGGAGTCTAGGGGCCGCCGGTGCCTGCCGGAAGAGCAAACCATCCGATGCCGCCCGGCCGGCTGCCGCATCGCTGCAGGGCCTGTCGGCGGCCGTGGGCTGCGGTTAGTGTTTTCGCTAAGCACCTGCGGCGGTGAACCGTGCCGCATGACGGGAGCAGACCATGATTACCCACCTGGACCGTTACCGGCAGATAGCCGAAATCCTCTCCCGTAACGGCCTAGGCTTTCTCGTCTCGGCCCTCGGGCTGGAGGGGCGGCT from Arthrobacter zhangbolii includes the following:
- a CDS encoding glycosyltransferase family 1 protein, translated to MAESGAMADSGAVGAAVSDPVGESTVRVASVPHSQVYIRHTGRVPGDSRPGGVLRLPDPDPRNPGQSTESTWWPPVMLDPHWIRENASTFDLMHIHFGFDAISPRDLRAVTAELKARGKPLVYTVHDLRNPHHLTPEAHDAQLDVLIPAADRLITLTPGAAAAVEARWGRRPVVLPHPHVVELGELERRQRLRLSRPPQGRFRVGVHLKSLRPNMLDGVILPALTAAVEQLPGAVLQVNGHPDILTPGGDKYRPELHKWLTEAETAGRLELQVRDYFDETALWDYLGSLDVSVLPYRFGTHSGWLEACTDLGTSVLAPSCGFYAQQRSTVAEFVHTEDGLDEQSLATALKGLYAERPWPGLSRAERTAERRAVAAAHEEIYASVLAP
- a CDS encoding glycoside hydrolase family 3 C-terminal domain-containing protein, which translates into the protein MPMPASDNPSASMPRDAGSLTLPHKLSLLSGASFWRTAAIAPAGIRPLVLSDGPHGIRRPHNEDEPGLGNSIEATCFPAECLTACSWDPELLAQLGAATAREAAAAGVDVVLGPGLNIKRTPLCGRNFEYFSEDPLLAGELGAAWVRAVQAQGVAACPKHFAANNQEADRMRIDASVDDRTLREIYLKAFETVVRSARPWSLMAAYNKINGIHAAENPWLLDTVLRGDWGFDGVVVSDWGAVTDRAAALDAGLDLEMPASNGLGLAELEAGLDAGTINRDMVDASVARLLQLAARTASPAREPVDPEAHHRLARDAAARSMVLLKNQGGILPLSPKLRLAVVGELARTPRFQGAGSSQVNPTRISVPLDVLAEGFTAVSFAAGYRLDGESEEALVSEAETAAAAADAVLFFLGLPEEKESEGFDRPDLTLPADQLQSLAAVLAANPWTVVVLFNGGAVETSWASDVPAVLEAWLPGQACGEALADVLTGAVNPSGKLAETFPHRIEDTPAFGNYPGESGTVRYGEGIFVGYRWYDARRMEPAFPFGHGLSYTSFGYSGLALKTAESDEGQMVSVRLTVRNTGSCAGAEVIQLYVGAPGGTAPAAPRELRAFRKVYLEPDATADVAFDLPLAALARFDPAAHRWTADPGGYRIDVGSSSRDIRLSGSLELPGTGAEPTGQLSLDSTIAEWLANPRGQRVLGALAAEAAGGAGETGAAETGAAETGAGEAGGLAGALSLMGSLPLRRLARFPGSPLTPSILAGLEQAVRGPETGQGASTDA